Proteins encoded within one genomic window of Lysinibacillus louembei:
- a CDS encoding JAB domain-containing protein, whose amino-acid sequence MQPSKRVDIVSVKLVKEASMLYRNRRIRSPQDCYELFKEFLGEVDREYFVVMCLDVKNQPTNITIAHIGSLNLSIVHPREVLKTAILSNAASIICCHPHPSGDPTPSPEDVDVTKRLIEAGLIVGVEMLDHIVLGDDSYVSMKESGYFENE is encoded by the coding sequence ATGCAACCATCAAAACGAGTAGATATTGTATCTGTCAAATTAGTAAAGGAAGCAAGTATGTTGTACAGAAATCGGCGCATTCGTAGCCCACAGGATTGCTATGAGTTGTTTAAGGAATTTTTAGGCGAAGTAGACCGAGAGTATTTTGTTGTCATGTGTTTGGATGTGAAAAATCAGCCAACGAATATTACGATTGCACACATTGGTAGCTTGAATCTCTCCATCGTTCATCCAAGAGAGGTACTGAAAACAGCCATCTTAAGCAATGCGGCTTCCATCATCTGTTGCCATCCACATCCATCAGGTGACCCAACACCGAGTCCAGAGGATGTTGACGTTACCAAACGTTTAATTGAAGCTGGTTTAATTGTTGGTGTGGAAATGCTCGATCATATTGTGTTGGGCGATGATAGCTATGTTTCAATGAAAGAGAGTGGATATTTTGAAAATGAATAA